One Dictyoglomus thermophilum H-6-12 DNA window includes the following coding sequences:
- the glyQ gene encoding glycine--tRNA ligase subunit alpha yields MLFQEIIFKLNEFWHKQGCIIQQPYDIEVGAGTMNPATFFRVLGPEPWYVAYVEPSRRPTDGRYGENPNRLQHYYQYQVILKPSPANVQEIYIESLEYLGIDIEKHDIRFVEDNWESPTLGAWGIGWEVWLDGMEITQFTYFQQCGGFDLFPISAEITYGLERIAMYIQGIDDFKDIKWQDGITYGDIHLQSEVENCIYNFELADVERLRLLFNEYEKEAERLLNEGLTFPGYDYVLKCSHTFNLLDARGAISVVQRSQYISRIRRLAAKAAENYLKSREALGFPLLNKAWRKEEAQIG; encoded by the coding sequence ATGCTTTTTCAGGAAATTATATTCAAGCTAAATGAGTTCTGGCATAAGCAAGGATGTATTATTCAGCAGCCTTACGATATAGAAGTGGGCGCAGGGACTATGAATCCTGCTACTTTCTTTAGGGTATTAGGTCCTGAGCCTTGGTATGTTGCTTATGTGGAACCGTCTAGGAGACCTACCGATGGTAGATATGGAGAAAATCCTAATAGACTCCAACATTATTATCAATACCAAGTAATCTTAAAGCCTTCTCCTGCTAATGTTCAGGAAATTTATATTGAAAGTTTAGAGTATCTTGGAATAGATATAGAAAAACATGACATTAGATTTGTAGAAGACAATTGGGAGTCTCCAACCTTAGGTGCTTGGGGAATAGGATGGGAAGTTTGGCTTGATGGGATGGAAATTACTCAATTCACATATTTTCAGCAATGTGGTGGATTTGATCTCTTTCCAATTTCAGCTGAAATTACTTACGGTCTTGAACGTATTGCTATGTATATCCAAGGTATAGATGATTTCAAGGATATAAAATGGCAGGACGGTATAACTTACGGGGACATTCATCTTCAAAGCGAGGTAGAGAATTGTATTTATAACTTTGAGTTGGCAGATGTAGAAAGGTTAAGACTTCTGTTTAATGAATATGAGAAAGAGGCAGAAAGACTATTAAATGAAGGTTTGACTTTTCCAGGTTATGACTATGTATTAAAGTGTTCTCATACTTTTAATTTACTTGATGCTAGGGGGGCTATAAGTGTAGTACAAAGAAGCCAGTATATATCTCGCATCAGACGCCTTGCTGCCAAGGCTGCTGAGAATTATTTAAAGAGTAGAGAGGCATTAGGTTTTCCTCTTCTTAACAAGGCATGGAGAAAGGAGGAAGCTCAAATTGGGTAA
- the recO gene encoding DNA repair protein RecO — translation MSLESRYYYEEGIILFKKKIGEGDLLLTIYGKEKGKFFAIAKGALKIKNRLRGKVSIFSVGRGHFVKRREVDLLISWESYEKFLEILEDVDKFILISDYIRRADKFIPLEVKDLVIYSYFYDFLKSWRLIDRYLGDVFLIKLLQRLGYMGKLELKCKKCVKDLSKNDYMYFNLRDNVVYCEECKDIGSVKVDLREVMEFNEILDKTFDEIVREKYINSLDNLNLIGRMIERIEQEV, via the coding sequence ATGAGCTTAGAGAGTAGATATTACTATGAAGAAGGGATAATCTTGTTCAAGAAGAAAATAGGAGAAGGTGATCTTTTATTGACAATTTATGGTAAAGAGAAGGGAAAATTTTTCGCAATTGCAAAAGGGGCTTTGAAAATCAAAAATCGTTTGAGGGGAAAAGTAAGTATTTTTTCTGTTGGAAGAGGGCATTTCGTAAAGAGAAGAGAAGTTGATTTACTAATTTCCTGGGAATCTTATGAGAAATTCTTAGAGATATTAGAAGATGTAGACAAGTTCATTTTAATATCTGACTATATTAGAAGGGCTGATAAATTTATACCTTTAGAGGTTAAAGATTTAGTTATTTATAGTTATTTTTATGATTTTTTAAAAAGTTGGCGACTTATAGATAGATATTTAGGGGATGTCTTTTTAATAAAGCTTTTACAAAGGTTAGGATATATGGGTAAGTTGGAATTGAAATGCAAAAAATGTGTAAAAGATCTGTCAAAGAATGATTATATGTATTTTAATCTTAGAGATAATGTAGTTTATTGTGAAGAATGTAAGGACATAGGTTCTGTAAAAGTAGATCTAAGAGAGGTTATGGAATTTAATGAAATCCTCGATAAAACTTTTGATGAAATAGTAAGAGAAAAGTATATAAATAGTCTTGATAACTTGAACTTAATAGGTAGGATGATAGAAAGAATTGAACAGGAGGTATAA
- the deoC gene encoding deoxyribose-phosphate aldolase codes for MNKYELAQKIDHTLLKPNALLSDIEKLCKEAKEYGFYSVCINPYYISYAREFLRGSNVKICTVVDFPLGAGTINMKVCQVQEALKLGAEEFDMVINIGALKDRRKDYLVSEVKEVMKAAEGRIVKVIIETCYLTDEEKIYATEIIKEAGAHFVKTSTGFGPQGATVQDVRLLKSVAGDKLKVKAAGGIRTLEQALEMINAGADRIGTSSGVNIINELRE; via the coding sequence ATGAATAAATATGAGCTTGCTCAAAAGATAGACCATACTCTTTTGAAACCAAATGCTTTATTATCCGATATTGAAAAATTGTGTAAAGAGGCAAAAGAATATGGCTTTTATTCTGTGTGTATAAATCCCTATTATATTTCTTATGCAAGGGAGTTTTTGAGAGGTTCTAATGTTAAGATATGTACGGTTGTTGATTTCCCCTTGGGAGCAGGAACTATTAACATGAAGGTATGCCAAGTACAAGAAGCCCTTAAGCTTGGAGCTGAAGAGTTTGATATGGTTATAAACATTGGAGCTTTGAAAGATCGAAGAAAAGATTATTTGGTTTCTGAGGTTAAAGAAGTTATGAAAGCGGCAGAAGGTAGAATAGTCAAGGTGATAATTGAAACATGCTATTTGACAGACGAAGAAAAGATATATGCTACAGAAATAATAAAAGAAGCAGGTGCTCATTTTGTAAAAACATCTACTGGGTTTGGTCCTCAAGGAGCCACAGTCCAAGATGTTAGATTATTAAAATCTGTGGCTGGAGATAAATTAAAAGTAAAGGCTGCAGGGGGTATCAGGACCCTTGAACAGGCTTTAGAGATGATAAATGCAGGAGCAGACAGGATTGGTACTTCTAGCGGAGTGAACATAATAAATGAGCTTAGAGAGTAG
- the era gene encoding GTPase Era: MANTKLAYIGIVGKPNAGKSTLINLLVGEKVSIVADKPQTTRQRILGVLTLEDAQFIFLDTPGWFPPKHLLGEYMQKTIKKTIEDSDIVLYVIDSSVELDEDNRTLLKFVKDQGKPYLVLLNKIDMVSPKVLEERKKEVISLGVEEERIMEISALYGTNKELLIEKLKEIAPEGDFLYPPDMLTDQTDKFFISEIIREKIIHLTYQEVPHSVAVYVDEIEERKNGNLLYIRATIVVERPTQKAIIIGKDGQMLKKIGTLARMEIEAYYQKQVYLDLWVKVREKWRKKPEMLRELGYE; encoded by the coding sequence ATGGCAAATACAAAACTTGCTTACATAGGAATAGTGGGTAAACCTAACGCCGGAAAATCAACTTTGATTAATCTCTTGGTAGGGGAAAAGGTCTCTATTGTAGCTGACAAGCCTCAAACAACAAGACAAAGAATTCTCGGTGTTCTCACCCTTGAAGATGCACAATTTATTTTTCTTGATACTCCTGGTTGGTTTCCTCCTAAACACTTGTTGGGAGAATATATGCAGAAAACAATTAAGAAAACAATCGAAGATTCTGATATTGTTCTTTATGTTATTGACTCATCGGTAGAACTAGATGAGGATAACAGAACTTTACTAAAATTTGTTAAAGATCAAGGTAAACCTTATTTAGTATTGTTAAACAAGATAGATATGGTATCACCAAAGGTTCTCGAAGAAAGAAAGAAGGAGGTTATTTCTTTAGGGGTTGAAGAAGAAAGGATTATGGAAATCTCAGCACTTTATGGTACTAATAAAGAATTGCTTATAGAAAAACTTAAAGAAATTGCTCCTGAGGGTGATTTTTTATATCCTCCCGATATGTTAACTGATCAAACCGATAAGTTTTTTATTTCGGAGATAATAAGGGAGAAAATAATTCATCTAACTTATCAAGAGGTTCCTCATTCAGTAGCGGTTTACGTAGATGAGATTGAGGAAAGAAAAAATGGTAATTTACTATATATTAGAGCAACTATTGTTGTGGAAAGGCCAACTCAAAAAGCAATTATTATTGGAAAAGATGGTCAGATGCTCAAAAAAATAGGTACTTTAGCTAGAATGGAGATTGAAGCTTATTATCAAAAGCAAGTTTATCTTGATCTCTGGGTAAAGGTAAGAGAGAAGTGGAGAAAAAAACCAGAAATGTTAAGAGAGTTAGGATATGAATGA
- the cdd gene encoding cytidine deaminase has product MDNKKLYELAMKALENSYSPYSNFPVGAALLTKDGNVYLGTNIENASYGLTICAERLAIFKAVSEGKREFSKIVIVGKDGNGVPPCGACRQVMFEFSPEMEILLYNKKEDTFLIYKVRDILPLGFNLEVDK; this is encoded by the coding sequence ATGGATAATAAGAAACTTTACGAATTAGCAATGAAGGCTTTAGAAAATTCATATTCTCCTTACTCTAATTTTCCTGTAGGAGCTGCTTTGCTTACTAAAGATGGAAATGTATATCTTGGAACTAATATTGAAAATGCATCCTATGGTTTAACAATTTGTGCAGAAAGGTTAGCTATATTTAAGGCAGTGAGTGAAGGTAAAAGGGAGTTTTCAAAAATAGTCATAGTAGGAAAAGATGGAAATGGAGTTCCACCCTGTGGAGCGTGTAGACAGGTAATGTTCGAGTTTTCACCTGAAATGGAGATTTTACTTTATAACAAGAAGGAAGATACATTTTTGATCTATAAAGTAAGAGATATTTTACCTTTAGGATTTAATTTGGAGGTTGACAAGTAA
- a CDS encoding CTP synthase, whose protein sequence is MSSTKFIFVTGGVISSLGKGLTTASLGRILKSKGFNVTALKFDPYINVDAGTMNPYQHGEVFVTEDGAETDLDLGHYERFLDVNLSAINNVTTGKIYSSVIKKEREGKYLGSTVQIIPHITEEIKESIKLVARETKADIVLVEIGGTVGDIEGLPFLEAARQFRKDVGRDNVIYLHVTLVPSLFPTGELKTKPTQHSVKELRSIGIQPDIILCRARTKLPKSIREKIALFTDVEPEAVITGVDVEDLYAIPLYFEEEGLGDLVCKLLGLENRNSDLEDWKKMVNKELDGEVNITILGKYVTLPDAYISVVQALKHATRFYGVKLNIRWVESDKVNAENVEEVLKGTEGLLVPGGFGARGVEGMIEGIRWARKNNIPFLGLCLGLQCAVIEFARSIGLKYANSSEFDENTPDPVIDLMPNQKNINEKGGTMRLGAYPCVLDKSSLSYKYYQQELIYERHRHRYEVNNKYREIFEKHGLKIVGTSPDGELVEIIEIPSHPFFVATQFHPEYKSRPLNPHPLFKGFIENVIKEKEKRNG, encoded by the coding sequence ATGAGTAGTACTAAATTTATATTTGTAACAGGTGGAGTCATATCTTCTCTTGGAAAAGGATTAACTACTGCTTCTTTAGGAAGAATATTAAAAAGTAAAGGCTTTAATGTTACAGCTCTAAAGTTTGATCCTTATATAAATGTGGATGCTGGTACTATGAATCCTTATCAACATGGGGAAGTGTTTGTGACGGAAGATGGTGCTGAAACTGATCTTGACTTAGGACATTATGAAAGATTCTTAGATGTTAATCTTTCTGCAATAAATAATGTAACTACCGGAAAGATATATTCTTCGGTTATTAAAAAAGAGAGAGAAGGGAAATATCTTGGATCCACAGTACAGATAATTCCTCATATCACCGAAGAAATAAAAGAGAGTATTAAATTAGTGGCGAGAGAGACAAAAGCTGATATTGTTCTTGTTGAGATTGGTGGTACCGTGGGAGATATTGAGGGCTTGCCATTTTTAGAGGCGGCAAGACAATTTAGAAAAGATGTGGGAAGAGATAATGTCATATATCTTCATGTAACTCTGGTACCATCTCTTTTCCCTACAGGGGAATTGAAGACGAAACCTACTCAGCATAGTGTAAAGGAGCTTAGAAGTATTGGCATACAGCCAGATATAATTTTATGTAGGGCAAGAACCAAACTTCCAAAGAGTATTAGAGAAAAGATTGCTCTCTTTACCGATGTAGAACCAGAGGCGGTGATTACAGGAGTGGATGTAGAGGATTTATATGCCATTCCTCTTTATTTTGAAGAAGAAGGATTAGGGGATTTAGTGTGTAAATTGTTGGGTTTAGAAAATAGAAATAGCGATCTTGAAGATTGGAAGAAAATGGTTAATAAAGAACTCGATGGAGAAGTGAATATTACGATTCTTGGAAAGTATGTTACTTTACCTGATGCTTATATAAGTGTTGTACAGGCTCTAAAGCATGCTACAAGATTTTATGGGGTAAAACTGAATATAAGATGGGTAGAAAGTGATAAAGTTAATGCTGAAAATGTAGAAGAGGTTCTTAAAGGGACTGAAGGTTTATTGGTTCCTGGAGGCTTTGGAGCTCGAGGAGTAGAGGGTATGATAGAAGGTATTCGCTGGGCACGAAAAAATAATATACCTTTTTTAGGTCTATGTTTAGGACTTCAATGTGCTGTAATCGAGTTTGCGAGAAGTATAGGACTAAAATATGCTAATAGTAGTGAGTTTGACGAAAATACTCCGGATCCTGTAATTGATTTAATGCCTAATCAAAAAAATATCAATGAAAAAGGCGGAACTATGAGACTTGGTGCTTATCCATGTGTATTAGATAAATCATCTCTTTCTTATAAATATTACCAGCAAGAGTTAATATATGAGAGACATAGACATAGATATGAGGTAAATAATAAATATAGGGAAATCTTTGAGAAACATGGATTAAAAATCGTAGGAACATCTCCCGATGGTGAATTGGTGGAAATTATCGAGATACCTAGTCATCCCTTCTTTGTGGCTACACAGTTTCATCCAGAATATAAGTCAAGACCTTTAAATCCTCATCCTTTATTCAAAGGTTTTATAGAAAATGTAATAAAAGAGAAAGAGAAGAGAAATGGATAA
- a CDS encoding hemolysin family protein gives MYLQINLKGREVKLEYLSLFILLVISGFLSALETSLLSLPKIRLHHLADNGDKRALRLIKLMEDSQKVLSTILIANNLVNVLISAIATKIALSAFKNFGIAIATGLSTFFIVVFGEVIPKSFGLKLKEKYALRAINIFYPFYIIFLPITRLILGFSNIFYKFMGKTRENISPFATVDEFLTLVNVGEKEGIIEKEEKELISNVLEFTDTEVHEIMVPRIDMVCVSVDSPLKEVWKKIIEEGHSRIPVYEGSIDNIVGIVHAKDVLKALAEKDPNVKIKDILRDVIYVPENMKINELFNEMRKKKAHLAIVVDEYGGTAGLVTLEDVLEELVGEIEDEYDKEENKFNFLDENTLIVDAKMNIYELNDILEETWGITLPETEYDTLGGLILDLLNRVPSRGEQIDLGDLIIVIESVRRQRIEKVKIIRKTKKEGEEEKNE, from the coding sequence ATATATCTCCAGATTAATTTAAAGGGGCGTGAGGTTAAACTGGAATATTTATCACTTTTTATTTTATTAGTTATTTCAGGATTTTTATCGGCTCTTGAAACTTCTCTACTTTCTCTTCCAAAAATTAGACTCCATCATTTAGCAGATAACGGAGATAAAAGAGCACTTAGACTTATTAAGCTTATGGAAGACAGTCAAAAAGTGCTTAGTACAATTCTTATTGCCAATAATCTTGTAAATGTTTTGATCTCAGCAATAGCGACCAAGATAGCTCTTTCTGCATTTAAAAATTTTGGTATTGCGATTGCTACAGGATTAAGTACTTTTTTCATTGTAGTATTTGGAGAGGTAATTCCTAAGAGTTTTGGTTTGAAACTAAAAGAGAAATATGCTTTGAGGGCAATTAATATTTTCTATCCTTTTTATATAATTTTTCTTCCGATAACAAGATTAATTCTAGGTTTTAGTAATATCTTTTATAAATTTATGGGTAAAACTCGAGAAAATATATCTCCTTTTGCAACTGTGGATGAGTTTTTAACCCTTGTAAATGTAGGAGAAAAGGAAGGTATTATTGAGAAGGAAGAAAAAGAGCTTATAAGTAATGTTTTAGAATTTACTGATACTGAAGTTCATGAAATCATGGTTCCTAGAATAGATATGGTTTGTGTTAGTGTGGATAGTCCTCTTAAAGAAGTTTGGAAGAAAATTATAGAAGAAGGACATTCGAGAATTCCAGTTTATGAGGGTAGTATTGATAATATAGTAGGAATAGTACATGCAAAAGATGTCTTGAAGGCTCTCGCAGAAAAAGATCCTAATGTAAAAATAAAAGATATTCTAAGAGATGTAATATATGTTCCTGAGAATATGAAAATAAATGAGCTTTTTAATGAAATGAGAAAAAAGAAGGCTCATTTAGCGATAGTAGTAGATGAGTACGGTGGTACTGCTGGACTTGTAACTCTTGAAGATGTGTTAGAGGAACTTGTTGGTGAAATAGAAGATGAGTATGATAAAGAAGAAAACAAGTTTAATTTTCTAGATGAAAATACGCTAATAGTGGATGCTAAAATGAATATTTATGAGTTAAATGATATCCTTGAGGAAACTTGGGGTATAACTTTACCTGAGACAGAATATGATACGTTAGGTGGGCTTATATTAGACTTATTAAATAGAGTACCATCTCGTGGAGAACAGATAGATCTTGGAGACTTGATTATAGTGATAGAAAGTGTTAGAAGACAAAGGATAGAAAAAGTAAAAATAATAAGAAAAACTAAAAAAGAAGGAGAAGAGGAGAAAAATGAGTAG
- the ybeY gene encoding rRNA maturation RNase YbeY, producing MSVNVFDLNGYFEKKENERIKNFVKEVLKKKGLLPNKYDISVVFVNNEKIRELNSKYRKKDVPTDVLSFSLGKDPKGRIIGEIYISIDTARVQSEENNKNLIDEVAFLTLHGLLHILGYDHEKEEDYREMEKETKNLISLWR from the coding sequence ATGAGTGTTAATGTATTTGATTTAAATGGGTATTTTGAAAAGAAAGAGAATGAGAGGATTAAAAATTTTGTTAAGGAAGTTTTAAAGAAGAAGGGACTTCTTCCTAACAAGTATGATATATCAGTAGTTTTCGTGAATAATGAAAAGATAAGAGAGCTTAATAGTAAATATAGGAAAAAAGATGTGCCTACCGATGTTCTTTCTTTTTCTCTTGGAAAGGATCCTAAGGGGAGAATAATTGGAGAAATCTATATATCTATAGATACTGCTCGCGTTCAATCGGAGGAAAATAATAAAAATCTTATAGATGAAGTTGCTTTTTTGACCTTACATGGACTTTTGCATATACTTGGTTATGATCATGAAAAGGAAGAGGACTATAGGGAAATGGAAAAGGAAACTAAAAATCTGATTTCTCTTTGGAGATAA
- a CDS encoding PhoH family protein has product MERALTRTEIVIPKEVAIYKEDILKNLESLEEIDNVKIKLEDNKVVIYGEPESVKRVEAFLLDQISVSKKGETFQSHRVFVFDKKIVRILTPGQKRYVEEIEKNHIVLAKGPAGTGKSFLAIAVGLNMLKNNLVQKMILTRPVVEAGEKLGFLPGDIQQKVDPYIRPLYDFLEELLGFEKLTKYVEKNIIEVAPLAYMRGRTFKYSFILLDEAQNTTPMQMKMFLTRFGEGSKMVVTGDITQTDLDIGKTSGLNHAWEVLKGIKGIGFVELTEKDVVRHDIVKEIIKAYERWETK; this is encoded by the coding sequence ATGGAGAGAGCATTAACAAGGACAGAGATAGTAATTCCAAAAGAGGTAGCAATTTATAAAGAAGATATATTGAAAAACCTCGAGTCATTAGAAGAAATAGATAATGTAAAAATTAAGTTAGAAGACAATAAGGTAGTGATTTACGGAGAGCCAGAGTCCGTAAAAAGGGTGGAAGCTTTTCTTTTGGATCAAATATCTGTTTCTAAGAAAGGTGAAACTTTTCAAAGTCATAGGGTATTTGTTTTTGATAAGAAGATAGTAAGGATACTAACCCCAGGGCAGAAAAGATATGTAGAAGAAATTGAAAAAAATCATATAGTGTTGGCAAAAGGTCCTGCAGGCACAGGAAAAAGTTTTCTTGCGATAGCAGTAGGCTTGAATATGTTAAAGAATAATCTTGTACAGAAGATGATCTTAACAAGACCAGTAGTAGAAGCAGGGGAAAAGTTAGGTTTTCTCCCTGGGGACATTCAGCAGAAAGTAGATCCTTATATAAGGCCTCTCTATGATTTCTTAGAAGAGTTGTTGGGATTTGAGAAACTTACTAAGTATGTAGAGAAAAATATAATTGAAGTTGCCCCTCTTGCTTATATGAGGGGAAGGACTTTTAAATATTCTTTTATACTTTTGGATGAGGCTCAAAATACTACTCCTATGCAGATGAAAATGTTTCTTACAAGATTTGGAGAAGGCAGTAAAATGGTTGTTACAGGGGATATAACACAAACAGATCTTGATATAGGTAAAACTTCTGGATTGAATCATGCTTGGGAAGTATTGAAAGGTATAAAAGGTATAGGTTTTGTGGAACTTACTGAAAAAGATGTAGTAAGACACGATATAGTGAAGGAGATCATAAAAGCTTACGAAAGATGGGAGACAAAATAA
- the rpsU gene encoding 30S ribosomal protein S21 codes for MTEVRVGKDESLDSALKRFKKKLQEDGVLADIRRHEYYEKPSEKRNRKKAQSKKKK; via the coding sequence GTGACTGAAGTAAGAGTAGGAAAAGATGAAAGCCTTGATAGTGCATTAAAAAGATTTAAGAAAAAATTGCAGGAAGATGGTGTTCTTGCAGATATTCGCAGACACGAGTATTATGAAAAACCTAGCGAAAAAAGAAATAGAAAAAAAGCTCAATCTAAAAAAAAGAAGTAA
- a CDS encoding MiaB/RimO family radical SAM methylthiotransferase: MRKIAFYTFGCKVNQYETEHLKILARNLGFEVVPFGQKADLIFINSCAVTHVAERKARRLINFIKNHFPEAKIILAGCYSERLKLSSEIIPVDLILDNKEKWRFFGGDENSGFVSSEDRARAILKIQDGCNNFCSYCIVPYLRGRERSKPLDKVVEEAKKLVESGFKEIILTGIRLGTYGSDWGDKDALYKLLLNLFEIDGLAKIRLSSIEPMDITENLIELADHPKLCKHWHIPLQSGDDDILKKMNRRYDTKYFENIIYKLREKVPNIAITTDIIVGYPEESEENFNNTYLFAEKIGFMRIHVFPFSPRPFTKAYDLKPLPYEIITKRKEKLIKLSSKLWKTYVSKFLGKEIEVMVEEKEGDVYRGTTENYIKVEFKSNLLLKEGDYTKVRLLTIDEENEKVLGEHLESKVKAKL, from the coding sequence TTGAGAAAGATTGCTTTTTATACTTTTGGGTGTAAGGTAAATCAATATGAAACTGAGCATTTAAAAATATTGGCAAGGAATTTAGGCTTCGAAGTTGTTCCATTTGGACAAAAAGCTGATTTAATATTCATAAATAGTTGTGCTGTAACTCATGTAGCTGAGAGAAAAGCAAGAAGGCTAATTAATTTTATTAAAAATCATTTCCCTGAGGCTAAAATTATCCTTGCAGGATGTTATTCTGAAAGACTCAAATTATCTTCAGAAATTATTCCTGTAGATTTAATACTGGATAATAAAGAGAAATGGAGATTTTTTGGGGGAGATGAGAATTCAGGTTTTGTTAGTTCAGAAGATCGAGCGAGGGCAATTCTGAAGATTCAAGATGGTTGTAATAATTTTTGCTCATACTGTATAGTGCCCTATTTAAGAGGTAGAGAGAGGAGTAAACCCTTAGATAAAGTAGTTGAGGAAGCAAAGAAACTTGTTGAGAGTGGTTTTAAGGAAATTATTCTAACAGGTATAAGATTGGGGACTTATGGAAGCGATTGGGGAGATAAGGATGCTCTTTATAAACTTCTTTTAAATCTTTTTGAAATAGATGGATTAGCAAAAATAAGATTGAGTTCTATAGAGCCTATGGATATCACAGAAAATCTTATAGAACTTGCAGATCATCCTAAGTTGTGTAAACATTGGCATATACCTCTCCAAAGTGGTGATGATGATATTTTGAAAAAGATGAATAGAAGATATGATACAAAATATTTTGAAAATATTATCTATAAACTAAGAGAAAAGGTGCCTAATATAGCTATCACTACCGACATAATAGTAGGTTATCCTGAGGAGAGTGAAGAAAATTTCAACAATACTTATCTTTTTGCGGAAAAAATAGGTTTTATGAGAATACATGTATTTCCTTTTTCGCCACGTCCTTTTACTAAGGCGTATGATCTTAAGCCTTTGCCTTATGAAATAATTACAAAAAGAAAAGAAAAATTGATAAAATTAAGTAGCAAGTTATGGAAAACATATGTAAGTAAATTCTTAGGTAAAGAAATAGAGGTGATGGTTGAGGAAAAAGAAGGAGATGTGTACAGGGGTACCACTGAAAATTATATAAAAGTAGAGTTTAAGAGTAATCTGTTATTGAAAGAGGGTGATTATACAAAGGTAAGATTATTGACGATAGATGAAGAGAATGAGAAAGTGTTAGGTGAGCATTTAGAAAGCAAAGTAAAAGCTAAATTATAA
- a CDS encoding RsmE family RNA methyltransferase — protein sequence MIDSMSPTFFATSFKEPDLLYIEDKEDIFHLVNVLRVREGEKINVNYNLKIYETYVERIEKDKIVCRIIGELEDKESNVEVYLCQSLPKRESWEIILEKCTEIGVVGFIPLQTQRSIVNLSKDGLVKKYERWNKIIREAVKQCGRNRLPLLYQVKSLEECLSLAREKDFDIVVAWEGAELGLKDIMNRREIKDKIFLFIGPEGSFADEEIELMKKYGGIFFNMGPRILKVETAAIVASALLLYEKGGLGLI from the coding sequence ATGATTGATAGTATGTCACCTACGTTTTTTGCCACTTCTTTTAAAGAACCAGACTTACTTTATATAGAGGACAAAGAGGATATTTTTCATCTTGTTAATGTTTTAAGAGTAAGAGAAGGAGAAAAAATCAATGTAAATTACAACTTAAAAATATATGAGACTTATGTAGAAAGAATAGAAAAAGACAAGATAGTATGCAGAATTATAGGGGAGTTGGAGGATAAAGAATCTAATGTTGAGGTCTATCTGTGTCAAAGTCTACCTAAGAGAGAATCCTGGGAAATTATTTTAGAAAAATGTACCGAAATTGGAGTTGTAGGTTTTATTCCTTTACAAACTCAAAGGAGTATTGTAAACTTATCAAAAGACGGCTTAGTCAAAAAATATGAAAGATGGAATAAGATCATAAGAGAAGCAGTTAAACAGTGTGGAAGGAATAGGTTGCCATTATTGTATCAAGTTAAGAGTTTGGAAGAGTGTTTAAGTTTAGCAAGGGAAAAAGATTTTGATATAGTGGTTGCGTGGGAAGGGGCCGAATTAGGTTTAAAAGATATTATGAATAGGAGAGAAATTAAAGATAAGATTTTTCTTTTTATAGGTCCAGAGGGAAGTTTCGCTGATGAAGAAATTGAGCTCATGAAGAAATACGGAGGTATTTTTTTTAATATGGGACCGAGAATACTGAAGGTTGAAACAGCCGCAATCGTAGCTTCAGCTCTCCTTCTCTATGAGAAAGGAGGCTTAGGCTTAATTTAA